From Polaribacter haliotis:
AATAAATGGTTTTGTGGTTTGTGGAATAACAGTAATTTGCTTCGTTTTATAAGTTGCTACTTTTTTATGATGCACAATTTTCCCAGAATATAACTTCGGAAGATTCAACACCAAATCTAAAAAAGTGAGATTTTTAGCGATGGTAATATCTAATAAACCATCAGAAGTGTTCACATTTTCTGTGAATTGCATTCCACCACCAGAAAATTTACAAATACCAAAAATTGCCATTAAACAGTTGGTTTCAATAACTTTATCATTAAAAATAATTTTAAATATTGATTTTTTATAGAATAACAAACCATAAATTCCGGCCAATAAATAAGAAATAGCACCAAACTTTTTTAAAGATTTTAGTTTGTTAACAATGTAACCATCATACCCCAAACCAGCCACATTATTAAAATAGGTAAGTTGATTATCCTCAGTTTTTAAAACACCAATATCTTGTAGAATTGTCTTCTTTTTAGAGATAATTTCTATTGATTTTTCAATATTATTAGGAATATTGTAGGTCTTTATCCAATCGTTTCCAGTTCCTAAAGGAATTACACCAATAGTTAGTTCGGAAGTTTTTACATACCTTTGCAACATTATTCCGTTAACTACATTGTGTAGTGTTCCA
This genomic window contains:
- a CDS encoding diacylglycerol/lipid kinase family protein yields the protein MSHIDKININSWFIIANSTSGNGDFSKQWKEIQQNLKHKNLDYSFAFTQFSKHEVDLVQNAINKGFRNIISVGGDGTLHNVVNGIMLQRYVKTSELTIGVIPLGTGNDWIKTYNIPNNIEKSIEIISKKKTILQDIGVLKTEDNQLTYFNNVAGLGYDGYIVNKLKSLKKFGAISYLLAGIYGLLFYKKSIFKIIFNDKVIETNCLMAIFGICKFSGGGMQFTENVNTSDGLLDITIAKNLTFLDLVLNLPKLYSGKIVHHKKVATYKTKQITVIPQTTKPFIQADGELVGTGAVSVEIVEKAVNFCVK